DNA from Prunus persica cultivar Lovell chromosome G6, Prunus_persica_NCBIv2, whole genome shotgun sequence:
CTAACTTTTGAAGCTTTCCAATTCCTTTAGGGATTGTACCACTCAAATTGTTCTGTTCCACCCCAAAAAGACTCAAGTTTTCGAGTTTTCCGATGTCATCAGGTATTCTTCCGTGTATCAAATTTCTGCCCAAATAAAGATAATTTAGTTGGCTAGAAAGGTTGGTTATAGGTCTTGGCAACTCTCCTTGGAATAGATTAGTGTGAAGACCCAAGACCTCTAGGCTAGTACAATTAGCCAGGAAGCTGAGAAAATTCAAGTTGCCACTCTCACTTGTCAGCCAATTTCTACCAAAGGTCATCCAAACTAAGCTTTGCAAGCTGCCGAGATTTTCAGCAGGGGTCCCAGTGAGACCATTTTCACTAAAATCAAGCCTCCTGAGTTTGGAAGAATTTGACAATGATGCAGGAATAGTTCCTGTGAATTTGTTGGCACCACCGTAAAATTCTCCGAGATTAGGAAGATTAATGCCGAGATTTGGTGGTAGCTCTTCATGTAGCTGATTTACAGCAACACTGAAAAGGTATATTGAAGAAATGTTATAGATTGAAGAAGGGACCTTACCAGACAGATTATTTCCCGGCAGTGAGATATTCTGCAAGGCTGTTAGACCCCCGAGCTCATTTGGTATGCTTCCATGAAAATTGTTTAGGCCAATATAAAGGTCatgcaaagaagaaaagtttcCTATCCAACCCGGGATTGCTCCGGTGAGATTGTTAGCTGCAACGGATagataatttaaattcaacaaTGAACTTAACTGGTTCGGAATGGACCCTATAAGCTCATTGAAAGTTACATCAAGCTCCCTTAGCTGTGTACAGTGAGATATATTAGTTGGAATCTTCCCGCCGAAAGAATTTCGAGACAGGGTGAGATATTGCAGGCTTCGTAGACGACCCATTTCTTGAGGAATTTCACCATGAAAACTATTGCTGTCTAGGTTGATTCTAGTAAGATGAGTAAGATTTCCAATAGAAGGTGGTAAGGAGCCTACCAGTTTTTGAGAACTCAGGTTCAAAATTACGACTCTTTTATTGGAATGGTTGCATGTAACGCCAACCCAACTGCAGAAATGAAAGGAATCATTCCATGAGCTCATGAGATGGAGAGGATCTTGAGTGATTCTTTTCTTCAAGTCCAGCAGCGCCAGCCGATCAGTTTCATTTCCAAAAGTAATACCATTGGGTAGAGTTGCAGAATTCGAAGGTGTGCCCATGCATAAAAGAATGAACCCATGAAGGAATGTAAACAAAATCAGCCTGCCACCATGAGTAGTGCGTGAATGCtccatccttttttttttttttttttttttttacagatcAAATCAGAAACCAAGTTTGGTTTTACACGAATGcataagaaagaagaaaccCCCCCTACATATATgggaaataaatataaaagtaAGGAACCAAATTAAAGTCAAGCTTTCACCGTGTCTATCAGGGCCCATCGATATGAATGGGAGAAATTGATGACAGTGATTTGGTTGATGAATGCAGGTAAACAAGTCTCTGtttcttaattattttggatTCTGCTCTATCTGGTGATGTTATCATTTGGTTGTCTCTTCTCTGTGTCGCATCTGGTCCTGCAAGTATTGACTTTTGGCCAAGACAGACCGCAACTCCCTAATATCCGAAATTTTGAATCAATTAACTTTTGGTTTTGTATCTGGACCTCTTGGTTGGCTCAAAATCCCAATGGGCCAATTCAGCCAGCAATTAGCTTGCTCTCATTTTTGCCATGGTGATTTATTTTCACCAAACTAGCCTTGCAGAGGCTACGGTGTACTATGGTGTATTGGATCAATTAAGTAGAACATGATAAATTAAGTTGCAGTTGAGTAAGCCAAGACCAAAAAGCCCAGGCATATACAGAATAAAACATCCTCACACCACATGGATAACATCCTTATTTGAATAGTTTCTTGCAAATTGATGAGGCTAACGATTGAGATCTGATAACAAACTTAGCCATATcttagcttcttcttcttcttcctctaaaATTGATATATGAGTCTCTAGCTGCCTTCATTGTGTTCACAACAACATCCATTTGCATTCACTCCGATGGCGATATTGTAGAGCATGAGAGTCCTTACAGATTCCAGACATGTGCTGATCATGCTCAAAAGAATGAGCCCAAGAAGGaacttcaacaaaatcagCCTACCATGAGTACGCCGTGAATGCTCCATATTTCTAGCTTCTTCTTGTAGATTGAGATGGTGACATTTTTTACCAAAATCTACAAGATTCACTTT
Protein-coding regions in this window:
- the LOC109949738 gene encoding LRR receptor-like serine/threonine-protein kinase EFR, translated to MAMPDHATELIERDDADVDDEKYNNDIRARIITSYEDSSPIRQTRWEECLVNEFLEIKWKNKEATSGLLLWLIGSLPPSIGNLTHLTRINLDSNSFHGEIPQEMGRLRSLQYLTLSRNSFGGKIPTNISHCTQLRELDVTFNELIGSIPNQLSSLLNLNYLSVAANNLTGAIPGWIGNFSSLHDLYIGLNNFHGSIPNELGGLTALQNISLPGNNLSGKVPSSIYNISSIYLFSVAVNQLHEELPPNLGINLPNLGEFYGGANKFTGTIPASLSNSSKLRRLDFSENGLTGTPAENLGSLQSLVWMTFGRNWLTSESGNLNFLSFLANCTSLEVLGLHTNLFQGELPRPITNLSSQLNYLYLGRNLIHGRIPDDIGKLENLSLFGVEQNNLSGTIPKGIGKLQKLEELNLNSNKFSGPIPSSLGNLTSLTKLFMFNNRHHTQRACRHFIRFTLFGTV